The proteins below are encoded in one region of Rhodopirellula halodulae:
- a CDS encoding recombinase family protein, translated as MKKTETEKTIRCAIYTRKSTEEGLDQEFNSLDAQRSSAENFIASQASEGWVALPTHYDDGGFTGGNMDRPALKQMMADIDKGKIDCVVVYKVDRLSRSLLDFSRMMDEFEQKKVSFVSVTQQFNTTCSMGRLTLNILLSFAQFEREIISERTRDKIAAARRRGKWSGGMPVLGYTVPEGTSKLVVDPMEADRVRAIFDLYLERKSLLGVVAELDRRCWVAKQWTTRKGTQRGGRPFCKTSLHRLLTNVTYLGKLRYKDEIHEGEHEAIVDEEVWKKVQALMNRNGRSGGGEVKNKFGALLRGLLRCKPCDCTMIPSHSTKPNGKRYRYYVCAMAQKRGWANCPTKSVPAGEIERFVVDQIRCIGRDSDLAKKVMEQAEVQSRTQIAAFADEEHLLLKNLSLWQTQLGEVLRKLPAMGEDSVMLGILADLQDRIREGEKRLATIRIESDQLARSKVDPDSATETLAHFDDLWQSLVPREQTELIQMLIQTIEYDGEAGKISIAFHPSGIGVIEQRLLAGATE; from the coding sequence ATGAAAAAGACCGAAACCGAGAAAACGATCCGCTGCGCGATCTACACGCGGAAGTCGACCGAAGAAGGACTCGACCAGGAGTTCAACTCGCTTGATGCCCAACGTTCATCGGCCGAGAACTTCATTGCCAGTCAAGCTAGTGAAGGTTGGGTCGCACTGCCGACACATTACGACGACGGTGGTTTCACCGGCGGGAACATGGACCGGCCGGCGCTCAAACAAATGATGGCGGACATCGACAAGGGAAAGATCGACTGTGTGGTCGTCTACAAAGTTGACCGTCTGAGTCGATCGTTGCTCGACTTCTCTCGCATGATGGATGAGTTCGAACAAAAGAAGGTGTCATTCGTTTCGGTTACCCAGCAGTTCAACACGACTTGCAGTATGGGACGGCTAACGCTGAACATTCTGCTCTCCTTTGCCCAGTTCGAACGCGAAATCATCTCGGAGCGAACACGAGACAAGATCGCCGCTGCACGACGTCGAGGCAAATGGTCGGGTGGGATGCCGGTGCTCGGGTATACGGTTCCGGAGGGAACATCCAAGTTGGTCGTCGATCCGATGGAGGCCGATCGCGTTCGGGCCATCTTCGATTTGTACCTCGAACGCAAGTCATTGTTGGGAGTCGTCGCAGAATTGGATCGCCGCTGCTGGGTTGCCAAACAATGGACAACGCGGAAGGGTACCCAGCGTGGCGGCCGGCCGTTCTGCAAAACCAGCCTACACCGCCTGCTGACGAACGTGACCTACCTTGGGAAGCTGAGGTACAAGGATGAAATCCACGAGGGCGAACACGAAGCGATCGTCGACGAGGAAGTCTGGAAGAAGGTGCAAGCTCTCATGAACCGCAACGGACGATCCGGCGGCGGCGAGGTGAAAAACAAGTTCGGCGCATTGCTTCGAGGACTGCTTCGCTGCAAACCCTGCGATTGCACCATGATTCCTTCGCATTCGACGAAGCCGAACGGCAAGCGTTATCGGTACTACGTATGCGCCATGGCACAAAAACGAGGCTGGGCAAACTGTCCAACCAAGTCGGTGCCGGCTGGCGAGATCGAACGCTTCGTCGTCGACCAGATTCGTTGCATCGGCCGCGATTCGGACCTTGCCAAGAAGGTGATGGAACAAGCCGAAGTTCAATCTCGCACCCAAATCGCAGCGTTCGCCGATGAGGAACATCTGCTACTGAAGAATCTCAGCCTATGGCAAACGCAACTCGGTGAAGTGCTTCGCAAGTTGCCGGCGATGGGCGAAGACTCGGTGATGCTGGGAATCCTGGCCGACCTGCAAGACCGGATCCGTGAAGGCGAGAAACGCTTGGCCACCATTCGGATCGAATCCGATCAACTCGCCCGATCCAAAGTCGATCCGGACTCGGCGACCGAGACGTTAGCCCACTTCGATGATCTCTGGCAATCGCTTGTCCCCAGAGAACAAACCGAGTTGATTCAGATGCTGATTCAAACGATCGAGTACGACGGCGAGGCCGGAAAGATCTCGATCGCGTTTCATCCTTCAGGAATTGGTGTGATTGAACAACGATTGCTTGCGGGGGCTACCGAATGA
- a CDS encoding nucleotidyltransferase domain-containing protein: MTDASTTDHAKMMQHVESHPYPLLFATISGAHLYGFPSPDSDFDLRGVHMLPLETVVGLDEGDQTVEKEGIYDGLEIDLVTHDVEKFFRLMLKRNGYVLEQIFSPLVVYSTPEHEELKSIAKNCITRHHAHHYLGFAATQWKLFAKESPPRVKPLLYVYRVLLTGTHLMRTGEVEANLITLNESAKLSYIDELVDRKRSGPEKGTLEAADLEFHTREYERLTTELEAAFEASKLPEMPSARGELNDLLVRLRLR, from the coding sequence ATGACCGATGCCAGCACGACTGACCACGCGAAGATGATGCAGCACGTCGAGTCGCATCCATACCCGCTGCTTTTCGCGACCATTAGTGGAGCCCATCTTTATGGTTTCCCTTCACCCGATTCCGACTTCGATCTGCGTGGCGTTCACATGTTGCCACTGGAGACCGTTGTCGGACTCGATGAAGGAGATCAGACTGTTGAGAAAGAGGGCATCTACGACGGCCTCGAAATCGATCTCGTCACGCACGACGTGGAGAAGTTCTTTCGATTGATGCTGAAGCGAAACGGGTACGTGCTTGAGCAAATCTTCTCGCCGCTGGTGGTGTACAGCACGCCCGAGCACGAGGAGCTCAAGTCGATCGCCAAGAATTGCATCACGCGTCACCACGCACATCACTACCTCGGGTTTGCCGCGACCCAGTGGAAGCTTTTCGCCAAGGAGTCGCCGCCGCGCGTCAAGCCGCTGCTATACGTGTATCGCGTGCTGCTGACGGGAACCCACCTGATGCGCACTGGCGAGGTGGAAGCCAACCTGATCACGCTAAACGAGTCGGCCAAGCTCTCGTACATCGACGAACTCGTGGACCGCAAGCGTTCTGGCCCCGAGAAAGGAACGCTTGAAGCTGCCGATCTGGAATTCCACACCCGAGAATACGAGCGACTCACCACCGAACTTGAGGCGGCCTTTGAAGCCAGCAAGCTTCCCGAGATGCCGTCGGCTCGTGGTGAACTCAATGATCTGCTCGTTCGATTGCGACTGCGATGA
- a CDS encoding sigma-70 family RNA polymerase sigma factor, whose translation MTQSISNFNPLEDTFTRRLVQRKANQLIGKYGYTEIDRDDLQQNMYLRVLQSLRSYDPNEGHQNKFITAVVERYVANIVRDRCAEKRCDADTVLLSTPLSEADGESIRVTHTLSGSSNDRHTGRSRRTDTEISQLRLDIQAVIDELPADWQQIVELRRSFSITEIAEQIGVARTTISARFQKIRKRFAEAGLADYFQATSSART comes from the coding sequence GTGACTCAGTCCATTTCAAACTTCAATCCGCTCGAAGACACGTTCACACGCAGGCTGGTCCAACGCAAAGCCAATCAATTGATCGGCAAGTATGGCTACACCGAAATCGACCGCGACGATCTTCAGCAGAACATGTACCTGCGAGTGCTTCAGAGCCTGCGGTCGTACGACCCTAATGAAGGTCACCAAAACAAGTTTATTACCGCGGTGGTCGAGCGATACGTCGCGAACATCGTTCGCGATCGCTGTGCCGAGAAACGATGCGATGCGGACACTGTCTTGCTGAGCACGCCACTTTCTGAAGCTGACGGGGAGTCGATCCGCGTCACTCACACACTCTCTGGTTCATCGAATGATCGTCACACCGGTCGATCGCGCCGAACCGACACCGAAATCTCGCAATTGCGATTGGACATCCAAGCTGTCATCGACGAATTGCCGGCCGATTGGCAACAGATTGTCGAGCTACGTAGATCATTTTCGATTACCGAGATCGCAGAACAGATAGGCGTGGCACGAACAACGATTTCAGCACGTTTCCAAAAGATCCGGAAGCGTTTCGCAGAGGCCGGGCTGGCCGATTATTTCCAAGCCACTTCGTCGGCTCGAACGTGA
- a CDS encoding nucleotidyltransferase domain-containing protein gives MSRSIGKLSVTEHSLIYSVGTQVVAQKEVMAAGDRIAHPAGAVGVIVRSPVDRTHAYRVKFSDGFEAPIHHDQLVRLAEFKSNSIRDNDAPLMSSGLYDRVIYRCVIGSRAYGLEDEASDTDRRGIYLPAADLHWSLFGVPEQLENDETQEVYWELQKFIVLALKANPNVLECLYSPIVESATSLGEELLEMRSAFLSKLIFQTFSGYVASQFKKMQTDIRNQGRVKWKHVMHLVRLLLSGTHVLRSGEMMVDVGQYRGQLLTIKRGEMPFAEADSWRKELQNDFESAFKTTKLPERPDYERANAFLVDARRRAMGESLP, from the coding sequence GTGTCACGCTCCATAGGGAAGCTTTCAGTGACGGAACATTCGCTTATCTACAGTGTCGGCACGCAGGTGGTCGCTCAAAAAGAGGTCATGGCGGCGGGTGATCGTATTGCGCACCCGGCGGGCGCTGTCGGTGTGATCGTCCGGTCGCCAGTCGATCGCACCCATGCGTACCGCGTGAAGTTCAGTGACGGTTTCGAGGCTCCGATCCATCACGACCAACTTGTTCGACTGGCGGAATTCAAATCCAACAGCATCCGTGATAACGACGCACCGCTGATGAGTTCGGGCTTGTACGATCGCGTGATCTATCGCTGTGTGATCGGATCGCGGGCTTACGGCTTGGAAGACGAAGCGTCGGATACCGATCGCCGTGGAATCTACTTGCCGGCGGCTGACCTGCACTGGTCGCTGTTCGGGGTTCCGGAGCAACTAGAAAACGATGAGACGCAAGAGGTTTACTGGGAGCTGCAGAAGTTTATCGTTCTCGCACTGAAGGCGAACCCGAATGTGCTCGAGTGCCTCTATTCCCCAATCGTTGAGTCGGCGACTTCGCTGGGCGAAGAACTGCTCGAAATGCGATCTGCATTCCTCTCGAAGCTCATCTTCCAGACGTTCTCTGGGTACGTTGCATCGCAGTTCAAAAAGATGCAAACCGACATCCGCAATCAGGGGCGAGTGAAGTGGAAGCACGTGATGCACTTGGTTCGGTTGCTGCTGTCGGGAACCCATGTCTTGCGTTCAGGCGAGATGATGGTGGACGTTGGCCAGTATCGAGGTCAATTGTTGACGATCAAACGAGGTGAGATGCCGTTCGCCGAAGCAGACTCGTGGCGGAAGGAACTGCAAAACGATTTTGAGTCTGCGTTCAAAACAACCAAGCTCCCAGAGCGTCCCGACTACGAGCGTGCCAACGCATTCCTAGTCGACGCACGCCGGCGAGCGATGGGAGAGTCATTGCCATGA
- a CDS encoding DUF2924 domain-containing protein, whose translation MALNVTREVRKMEKCSVRDLRKQYAEVFGEATNASNKDWLIKRIAWRMQSNKEGDISKRARQRALEIACDSDVRMSPPPETPKPKPPPDRKLTESFRPSIDKRLPPPGNLITRKYKGQLHICKVRQDGFEYDGEFYKSLTAVAKAITGQHCSGYAFFNIQKADP comes from the coding sequence ATGGCACTGAACGTGACCAGGGAGGTTCGGAAGATGGAGAAATGCTCCGTCCGCGACCTTCGCAAGCAGTACGCCGAAGTTTTCGGCGAAGCGACCAATGCGTCGAACAAGGATTGGCTGATCAAGCGAATCGCATGGCGGATGCAATCGAACAAAGAAGGCGACATTTCCAAACGGGCTCGTCAGCGAGCGTTGGAGATCGCATGCGATTCTGACGTCCGCATGTCGCCTCCGCCGGAAACGCCCAAACCGAAGCCGCCGCCGGACCGCAAATTGACGGAGTCATTCCGGCCATCGATCGACAAGCGGCTTCCTCCACCCGGAAACCTCATCACCCGCAAATACAAGGGACAACTCCATATCTGCAAAGTCCGCCAAGACGGCTTTGAGTACGACGGCGAATTTTACAAGTCACTGACCGCGGTGGCGAAAGCGATCACCGGCCAGCACTGCAGCGGCTACGCATTCTTCAACATTCAAAAGGCGGATCCATGA
- a CDS encoding macro domain-containing protein, protein MNRIEGDLLRFAGEGRFDLIIHGCNCFCTMGAGIAKAIRDRFPAAYEADLATEKGSREKLGSYSSADVSIDDHRLTVVNAYTQFNYRGAGVKADYDAIRNVFRKVRSDFKRKRIGYPMLGAGLAGGDWDTISSIINEELVGEDHTLVVFKPS, encoded by the coding sequence GTGAACAGAATCGAAGGTGACCTACTGAGATTTGCTGGCGAGGGCCGTTTCGACCTGATCATTCACGGATGCAATTGTTTTTGCACGATGGGGGCAGGCATCGCAAAGGCTATCCGCGACCGATTTCCAGCAGCGTATGAAGCAGATTTGGCAACCGAGAAAGGGAGCCGTGAGAAGTTGGGCTCTTATTCATCAGCCGATGTATCGATCGACGATCATCGACTCACCGTCGTAAACGCGTACACGCAGTTCAACTATCGTGGCGCCGGCGTAAAAGCCGACTACGACGCGATCCGAAACGTGTTTCGCAAAGTGAGATCTGACTTCAAGCGTAAACGAATCGGATACCCAATGCTCGGTGCCGGTTTGGCTGGTGGTGATTGGGATACAATCAGTTCGATCATCAATGAAGAGCTTGTGGGAGAAGACCACACGCTGGTTGTGTTCAAGCCTTCGTAA
- the tuf gene encoding elongation factor Tu, with translation MVQNEMTRNGKVSVNVGTIGHIDHGKTTLTSALLRVQSEKGLAKYKSYESIAKGGIVRDKNKTVTVIASHVKYETALRNYAHIDCPGHADYIKNMITGAAQMDDAVLLVSAADGPMPQTREHLLLARQVGVPHLVVFMNKCDLVEDAELLELVELDLRELLSEYGYDGEKTPVIRGSAKQAHDDPTNPKAIECIEQLLDALDRWIPDPVRLIDKPFLMPIENVYSIAGRGTVVTGKIEQGIVRAGDSVEILGLRSATATDVITQVESFGEVLEVGNAGDNVGVLLRKTAHNEITKGQVLAEAGTLTPHHEFEAEVYVLKKEEGGRHTPFFDGYAPQFFFRTTNVTGSANVMGGVDMAMPGDGVQLKVTLKQPIAVADGDRFAIREGGKTVGSGVVTRVVG, from the coding sequence ATGGTTCAGAACGAAATGACGCGAAATGGCAAGGTGTCGGTCAACGTCGGCACGATCGGTCACATCGACCACGGCAAAACAACACTGACTTCTGCCCTGTTGCGCGTTCAATCCGAGAAGGGACTGGCCAAGTACAAGTCTTACGAATCGATCGCCAAGGGCGGCATTGTTCGTGACAAGAACAAGACCGTTACCGTGATCGCTTCGCACGTGAAGTACGAAACGGCTCTTCGCAACTACGCCCACATCGACTGTCCCGGTCACGCCGACTATATCAAGAACATGATCACTGGTGCGGCTCAAATGGACGACGCGGTGTTGTTGGTATCTGCAGCTGATGGTCCGATGCCACAGACTCGCGAACACTTGTTGCTGGCACGACAAGTTGGCGTGCCGCACTTGGTTGTGTTCATGAATAAGTGCGACCTGGTCGAAGACGCCGAATTGCTCGAGCTGGTCGAACTGGATTTGCGTGAGTTGCTCAGCGAGTACGGTTACGACGGCGAAAAGACTCCGGTCATTCGCGGCTCGGCCAAGCAAGCTCATGACGACCCCACGAATCCGAAGGCAATCGAGTGCATTGAGCAGTTGCTGGATGCTCTGGACCGATGGATTCCTGATCCTGTTCGTTTGATCGACAAGCCGTTCTTGATGCCAATTGAGAACGTTTACTCGATTGCCGGCCGCGGTACCGTCGTGACTGGCAAGATTGAGCAGGGAATCGTTCGCGCCGGTGACAGCGTCGAGATCCTCGGACTGAGATCCGCAACCGCGACGGATGTGATCACGCAAGTGGAATCGTTCGGCGAAGTCTTGGAGGTCGGGAATGCCGGTGACAACGTTGGCGTGTTGCTTCGCAAGACGGCTCACAACGAGATCACCAAAGGCCAAGTCTTGGCGGAGGCGGGGACATTGACACCGCATCACGAATTCGAGGCCGAAGTGTACGTGTTGAAGAAAGAGGAAGGAGGCCGGCACACGCCGTTTTTTGACGGCTATGCTCCTCAGTTCTTCTTCCGAACCACGAACGTGACCGGCAGCGCAAACGTGATGGGCGGAGTCGACATGGCGATGCCCGGCGACGGCGTGCAGTTGAAAGTCACGCTGAAGCAACCGATCGCGGTCGCTGACGGTGACCGCTTCGCCATCCGAGAAGGCGGCAAGACCGTCGGATCGGGCGTGGTGACACGCGTCGTCGGCTAG
- a CDS encoding DUF669 domain-containing protein: MANLQGFDASTVEPADDLEPIPAGKYVAVVTDSEVKPTKAGTGSYLQLTFQIIEGEYANRLLWVRINLDNPNGTAVEIARRELSSICRSVGVLTPNDSTDLHNLPCFIHVRVKRRSDTGELQNEVKGYSRRDASAQPVAASQVASSTPDATGADAPPWKR; the protein is encoded by the coding sequence ATGGCAAACCTCCAAGGCTTTGATGCCAGCACCGTCGAACCAGCCGATGATCTTGAACCGATCCCCGCCGGCAAGTACGTCGCCGTCGTCACCGATAGCGAAGTGAAGCCGACCAAAGCGGGGACGGGATCGTATCTTCAGCTGACCTTCCAAATCATCGAAGGCGAATATGCCAATCGGCTGCTGTGGGTGCGAATCAATCTCGACAACCCCAATGGAACCGCCGTCGAGATTGCTCGGCGAGAACTGTCTTCGATCTGTCGATCTGTTGGCGTGCTGACTCCGAATGATTCCACCGATCTCCACAATCTGCCTTGTTTCATTCACGTTCGTGTCAAGCGCCGATCGGATACCGGCGAGTTGCAGAACGAAGTGAAGGGGTATTCGCGGCGCGACGCCTCTGCTCAGCCGGTTGCGGCGAGCCAAGTCGCCTCTTCAACGCCGGATGCTACCGGTGCCGATGCCCCGCCTTGGAAACGATAG
- a CDS encoding DEAD/DEAH box helicase has protein sequence MKLRGYQQAAVDAVYDHLRNRNDNPVAVLPTGAGKSLVLAKIASDAVSRWSGRVLILAHVKELLEQNADKVRRLCPEIKVGLYSAGLKKRDTNTPILVAGIQSIYKRACDLDPFDLIVVDEAHLISKKGDGMYRQFLADCKVINPHVRVIGLTATPFRLDSGMICSPDHFLNHVCYEIGIKELIRDGFLCPLISKAGVNRADFSGVHVRAGEFVSDEVDRLAGEDALVSAACAEIVEFSSDRRAVLIFATSVAHGQQVVETLGKNHGIECGFVTGQTPAAERDEVLARFRGDECNSLFGREPLRYLCNVNVLTTGFDAPRVDCVVMLRPTMSAGLLYQCVGRGFRLHPNKQNCLVLDFGGNIERHGPIDQIKPKEKQTRTGQLPPAKECEKCHTLVACGYANCPECGHPFPPPDRESHEAQASEAGVLSGEVTDTEYDVHDVVYRIHRKRDAEDDAPRCLRVDYMIGLDHWQSEFICIEHSGFARRKAETWWRERCLDPCPENADEALELADAGLLAATEAITVRSIAGERYDRIIKYRLSEIPNTALEEVPF, from the coding sequence ATGAAGCTGCGCGGCTACCAACAAGCCGCGGTGGATGCGGTCTACGATCACTTGCGAAATCGAAATGACAATCCTGTCGCAGTACTGCCGACCGGAGCGGGCAAATCGCTGGTCCTGGCGAAGATCGCTTCCGACGCCGTCTCGCGATGGAGTGGCCGCGTTCTGATCCTCGCCCACGTGAAAGAACTACTCGAGCAGAACGCCGACAAGGTCCGCCGTCTGTGTCCCGAGATCAAGGTTGGGCTGTATTCAGCTGGCCTGAAAAAGCGAGACACCAATACGCCGATACTCGTCGCTGGCATTCAGAGTATCTACAAGCGTGCCTGCGACCTCGATCCCTTTGATCTGATCGTTGTCGATGAAGCCCATCTGATCAGCAAGAAGGGTGATGGGATGTATCGGCAGTTTCTCGCGGATTGCAAAGTCATCAATCCTCACGTGCGCGTGATCGGTTTGACGGCTACTCCGTTTCGGCTCGACTCCGGCATGATCTGTTCGCCGGACCATTTTCTCAATCATGTCTGCTACGAGATTGGCATCAAAGAGCTGATCCGCGACGGATTCCTTTGCCCGTTGATCTCAAAGGCCGGCGTCAATCGTGCTGACTTCTCTGGCGTCCATGTCCGAGCCGGCGAATTCGTGTCCGACGAAGTCGATCGGCTTGCCGGCGAAGACGCGCTCGTCTCGGCTGCCTGCGCCGAAATCGTGGAATTCTCGTCCGATCGTCGAGCGGTTTTGATCTTCGCCACTAGCGTTGCACACGGTCAGCAAGTCGTCGAAACGCTAGGGAAGAATCACGGGATCGAATGTGGATTCGTCACTGGGCAAACGCCGGCGGCGGAACGCGATGAAGTGCTGGCCCGCTTCCGAGGTGATGAATGCAATTCACTCTTCGGCCGGGAACCGCTGCGATATCTCTGCAACGTCAACGTACTGACCACGGGCTTCGATGCACCTCGTGTGGATTGCGTGGTGATGCTGCGACCAACCATGTCGGCCGGTCTGCTTTATCAATGCGTGGGCCGCGGCTTTCGCCTGCATCCAAACAAACAGAATTGCCTGGTCCTCGACTTCGGTGGCAATATCGAACGCCACGGGCCGATCGACCAAATCAAGCCGAAGGAAAAGCAAACGCGAACAGGCCAGTTGCCTCCGGCGAAAGAGTGCGAGAAGTGTCACACACTGGTCGCATGTGGATACGCGAACTGTCCTGAATGCGGTCATCCCTTCCCACCGCCTGATCGCGAATCGCACGAAGCACAAGCGAGCGAGGCCGGCGTGCTTTCGGGCGAAGTCACCGACACAGAATACGACGTCCATGATGTGGTCTATCGCATTCACCGAAAGCGGGACGCCGAAGACGACGCACCTCGGTGCCTGCGAGTCGACTACATGATCGGCCTCGATCACTGGCAAAGCGAATTCATTTGTATCGAGCATTCTGGCTTCGCGAGACGCAAAGCCGAAACCTGGTGGCGCGAGCGATGCCTCGATCCCTGTCCAGAGAATGCAGACGAGGCTCTTGAACTGGCCGACGCCGGATTGCTTGCCGCCACTGAAGCTATCACTGTCCGCTCGATCGCTGGCGAACGTTACGATCGCATCATCAAGTATCGCTTGTCCGAGATACCGAACACCGCTCTTGAA
- a CDS encoding RusA family crossover junction endodeoxyribonuclease, translated as MHQLTLPYPPSVNTYWRHVGPRVLISKHGRQYRTAVCNQLRSKRIKPIEGDLIVDIKVNPPDRRRRDVDNVLKALLDSLQFGGAFEDDSQIVRLTIEKHEPLPKAGKATVRIQALPADMELINARTCLRCGYLFDSEGPHNRICNVCTMINRGLPEYTPVVRGLKRHNGKVIR; from the coding sequence ATGCACCAACTGACTCTACCTTATCCGCCTTCGGTCAATACTTATTGGCGACATGTCGGCCCGCGAGTCCTAATCAGCAAGCACGGCCGGCAATACCGCACCGCGGTCTGCAATCAACTGCGGAGCAAACGCATCAAGCCGATCGAGGGCGATTTGATCGTCGACATCAAGGTCAATCCGCCAGACCGCCGGCGACGCGATGTTGATAACGTTTTGAAAGCACTGCTCGATTCACTCCAGTTCGGAGGTGCGTTCGAGGACGACAGCCAAATCGTGCGGCTGACAATCGAAAAGCACGAACCGTTGCCGAAAGCCGGCAAAGCAACCGTTCGCATCCAAGCATTGCCGGCGGACATGGAGTTGATCAATGCGCGGACGTGTCTGCGTTGCGGATACCTTTTCGATTCAGAAGGTCCTCATAACCGCATCTGCAATGTCTGTACGATGATCAACCGTGGGCTTCCGGAATACACGCCCGTCGTCCGCGGACTCAAGCGTCACAACGGCAAGGTGATCCGATGA
- a CDS encoding helix-turn-helix domain-containing protein yields MTPRTFGAQIRIRRLEKHLEQAQLAQQLWISPQHLASLEHGEFEEGDDDLIEKLDVILDSPLWDRLAFDGFRQLFPKRSTLPDPAFVPAFGTLSKYSPVFFSPCDQTCPPLSQC; encoded by the coding sequence ATGACCCCACGAACGTTTGGTGCTCAAATTCGCATTCGACGCCTTGAAAAACACCTCGAACAGGCACAACTCGCCCAGCAACTTTGGATCTCTCCGCAGCACCTGGCCTCGTTGGAACATGGTGAGTTCGAGGAAGGCGATGACGATCTGATCGAGAAACTGGACGTCATTCTTGATTCGCCGCTATGGGACCGCCTGGCCTTCGATGGCTTCCGACAACTTTTCCCCAAACGATCAACGCTTCCGGATCCCGCATTCGTCCCTGCATTTGGAACTTTATCCAAGTATTCACCGGTTTTCTTTTCGCCGTGTGACCAAACGTGTCCACCACTATCGCAATGCTAG
- a CDS encoding ATP-binding protein yields the protein MTNLLETIQSGRQAKPPRVLLYGVEGIGKSTFGSQAPKPIFIQTEDGLDEIDCDRFPLATKFDDVIAALKSLVSEKHDYETVVIDSLDWLERLVWDKLCQQYGVESIEKVDGGYARGYTHAVTLWREVLDLLNVLRSRGMVIVLIAHSKVERFEDPESSPYDRYSPRLHKHAAALIKEWCDAVLFATRKMRTQTEEAGFNRKRTVAHAIGKDGGERVMRAYGSPSCVAKNRYGISEELSLSWPAFMSAMTVN from the coding sequence GTGACCAATTTACTCGAAACCATACAATCCGGCCGGCAAGCCAAACCGCCTCGTGTTTTGCTCTATGGCGTCGAAGGGATTGGCAAATCAACCTTCGGCAGCCAAGCCCCCAAGCCGATCTTCATTCAAACCGAAGACGGGCTCGACGAGATCGACTGCGATCGATTCCCTTTGGCCACCAAGTTCGATGACGTGATCGCAGCGTTGAAATCGCTCGTCAGTGAAAAGCATGATTACGAAACCGTCGTGATCGATTCGCTTGATTGGCTCGAACGTCTCGTCTGGGACAAGCTCTGCCAGCAGTATGGTGTTGAATCGATCGAGAAGGTCGATGGCGGATACGCTCGCGGCTACACCCACGCAGTGACGCTTTGGCGAGAAGTCCTCGATTTGCTGAACGTCCTTCGTTCTCGCGGGATGGTGATCGTGCTGATCGCCCACTCCAAGGTCGAACGCTTCGAGGATCCAGAAAGTTCTCCCTACGACCGGTATTCGCCGCGACTCCACAAACACGCCGCGGCCCTCATCAAGGAATGGTGCGACGCGGTCTTGTTTGCGACACGCAAGATGCGAACACAGACCGAGGAAGCCGGTTTCAATCGCAAACGTACGGTGGCTCACGCGATCGGTAAGGACGGTGGCGAACGAGTGATGCGTGCCTATGGTTCGCCGAGTTGCGTGGCCAAGAACCGTTACGGCATCTCCGAGGAGCTCTCGCTTTCCTGGCCCGCGTTCATGTCTGCCATGACCGTCAACTAA
- a CDS encoding ATP-grasp domain-containing protein has translation MLHRDWRCVPANDLVASAADVASSIGCTDRVFVRPDSPLKPFSGRVLDVDSISLKALDHGFYYEDETLPVIVAPVANIGREWRFVIVDGQVIAGSSYDAETRRASSAGEDSNALDLAEEIASSMEPPSPVYVLDICEVDDKCRLLELNPFGGADLYDCDPQAIVKAVSDHAIRSIKS, from the coding sequence TTGCTTCATCGCGATTGGCGTTGTGTGCCGGCGAATGACTTGGTCGCCAGTGCTGCCGACGTCGCTAGCTCGATTGGTTGCACTGATCGTGTCTTTGTTCGACCAGACAGCCCCCTCAAACCTTTCAGCGGTCGCGTGCTGGATGTAGATTCGATTTCCCTCAAGGCACTCGACCATGGGTTCTACTACGAAGACGAAACGCTTCCGGTTATTGTCGCGCCGGTCGCCAACATTGGACGCGAGTGGCGGTTTGTTATCGTTGATGGACAAGTGATTGCTGGCAGCAGCTACGACGCGGAAACACGGCGTGCATCATCGGCAGGCGAGGACTCGAATGCTCTCGACTTGGCTGAGGAGATCGCATCCTCCATGGAACCGCCATCGCCGGTCTACGTCCTGGACATTTGCGAGGTGGACGATAAGTGCCGTCTACTTGAGCTGAATCCGTTTGGAGGAGCCGACTTGTACGATTGCGACCCCCAAGCCATCGTGAAAGCTGTGTCCGATCATGCCATTCGGAGTATTAAATCGTGA